AGATCCGATGTACGGTAGCGAGTTGGATCGTCACCTGCCATCGTATGTGGACCGTAACGATACGTTAGCGTCTCAATTAATGTTGGACCATTTCCTTCAAGACCACGTTCACGAGCTTCTTTTGTCACTGCATAAACAGCTAAAATGTCCATACCATCAACTTGTACACCGTGAATACCAGCTGCGACAGCTTTTTGTGCGATTGTTTTCGCTGCTGATTGCTTCTCTACTGGTACTGAAATTGCGAAACGGTTGTTTTGCACAACAAAGATTCCAGGGGCATTGTACGCACCTGCAAAGTTAATTCCTTCGTAGAAATCACCTTGTGAAGCACCGCCGTCACCAGTGTATGTGATAGCAACAGAATCTTTATTTTTACGTTTAAGGCCCATTGCTACACCAGCTGTTTGTGTAATTTGTGCACCGATAATAATTTGCGGCATCATTACATTTACGCCTTCAGGCATTTGTCCACCTTGGAAGTGACCTCTTGACCATAAAAACGCTTGGTCTAGTGGAATTCCGTGATAAACAATTTGTGGAATGTCACGATATCCTGGTAAAATCCAGTCTTGTTTCTCTAAAGCATATTGTGATCCAAGCATAGATGCCTCTTGCCCTGCTACTGGTGCGTAGAACCCTAAACGTCCTTGTCTGTTTAAAGCAATTGCACGTTGGTCCCAAATTCTTGTATACACCATACGAGTCATTAACTCTTTTAAGTCCTCATCTGAGAGGTCAGGCATTGCATCTTCGTTAACGACTTCCCCTTCTTCATTAAGAATTTGGAAAGTTTCAAATTGACTTTCGATGTCTTGCAAAGTCTTTGTTTTTTCCATGAATCCTTTCACCTCTTCCTTTCTACTTGCCATTGGATATTTAGAATATGTTTTGTTACCAAATTTCTCAGCCATAAATAGGATACCCATCTGAAACAAAACCATGTGATTTTGTCAAAAGCCCTTCATACACATTTTAAAACTTGTATACCCAATCGCTTTCATCCATAATCATTTACTAATGTTTTTCAGTTGATACTGTCTTACTTTCATTCTCATCTGACTAGTACAACCTTTCATTCGTAACTTAGTTTACACGATGGAATAATCATCCGTCAATCATTTTACACTTGATTTTATCGTTTTTTACCGTCACCATATTCTAAACGATACAAAAACTATTCCGCGACCTGTTATACAACTTAAATAACAACTGTTATACTACTCGTTTTTTTCTATGCATGCTTTGCAGGATTTATTTAGCAAATTGAACGAATACTTCTGTAAAGTCAATGAAACTAAAAAAACGTCACAATTTGTGACGTTTTTTTATTACATATCTTCAAATACTACATTTAAATCTGCAGCTTCATAAAAAGCACGTTTTTCATCATTATATTGCACTGTTTTTTCATTAAACTGTTCGTTCAGCGTATTAATTTCTTCATATGCTTCATTTACTAAGTCATGTTGTTCATGTAACTCTTCAACTGTTAGCTCTTCTTGAGCAATCAATTCATACAATTCAATATCTAATTCAATCGTTTCAATATACTCATTATAAAGATCTTGATAAATTGAG
The Bacillus shivajii DNA segment above includes these coding regions:
- the pdhA gene encoding pyruvate dehydrogenase (acetyl-transferring) E1 component subunit alpha, whose amino-acid sequence is MEKTKTLQDIESQFETFQILNEEGEVVNEDAMPDLSDEDLKELMTRMVYTRIWDQRAIALNRQGRLGFYAPVAGQEASMLGSQYALEKQDWILPGYRDIPQIVYHGIPLDQAFLWSRGHFQGGQMPEGVNVMMPQIIIGAQITQTAGVAMGLKRKNKDSVAITYTGDGGASQGDFYEGINFAGAYNAPGIFVVQNNRFAISVPVEKQSAAKTIAQKAVAAGIHGVQVDGMDILAVYAVTKEARERGLEGNGPTLIETLTYRYGPHTMAGDDPTRYRTSDLDDEWEKKDPLVRFRKFLEGKNLWTEEEENKIVEQAKEDIKAAIKQADNAPKQKVTDLIGFMGEELPSNLKEQMEEYKEKESK